One window from the genome of Desulfuromonas acetoxidans DSM 684 encodes:
- a CDS encoding phytoene desaturase family protein: protein MNYDAVIVGGGISGATCALVLSHFGWRVAVVEREAHITPLLRGFSRHGVHHDTGFHYAGGLGKGEVLDRFLGFLGLSRKIELYPFKRQGFDRIIDRSTSDVIDFSYAEQDWRDSLLAAFPHEATAIDRFQQTVLSICDSMPYLNTKKTFGEEGLFAHSQDVSLQSFVAELTQDHRLRAALCLHCLLHGTPPDQIPLRLHAAVVGPYCRSVHGVRGGGSQLSQAFDDCLQQAGVDSFCSSTVTAMSVGREGEIAGVLLASGQKLVAKQVIHAADPRLLLDWLDERCFRPVYRRRLAALQETQSALVLFGRSAQPVDALAGRNLYLADLQQGTQLFSGTIAQRPLYLSSAGQGCGIIGIMPEDYSRFEPWQNTRRGQRPDDYRHVKQQYCEQIMERIDQTVPEISQALQSPFLATPLTLRDYLHYPQGAVYGVSHQLAHYPLQVATRVRGLYLSGQALAAPGLMGAMVGAFYTCGTLLGHQRVAEELNQCH, encoded by the coding sequence TTGAATTATGACGCGGTGATCGTTGGCGGGGGCATCAGTGGTGCGACCTGTGCACTGGTGTTGTCCCACTTTGGTTGGCGTGTTGCCGTGGTTGAGCGCGAAGCCCATATCACTCCGTTGCTGCGTGGATTTTCCCGACATGGTGTTCACCATGACACCGGTTTTCATTACGCTGGTGGCCTTGGTAAGGGGGAGGTGCTGGACCGTTTTTTGGGTTTTCTTGGTCTGAGCCGGAAGATCGAGCTTTATCCTTTCAAAAGACAGGGGTTTGATCGAATTATTGACCGTTCTACGTCTGATGTCATTGATTTCAGTTACGCAGAGCAGGATTGGCGTGATTCATTGCTGGCAGCATTCCCACACGAAGCTACTGCCATTGATCGCTTTCAGCAAACGGTATTGTCTATCTGTGATTCGATGCCGTACCTCAATACGAAGAAGACCTTTGGCGAGGAAGGGCTGTTTGCCCACAGTCAAGATGTCAGTCTGCAGTCGTTTGTTGCGGAGCTGACGCAGGATCATCGTTTGCGCGCAGCTTTGTGTTTGCACTGCTTACTGCATGGTACACCTCCGGACCAGATTCCATTGCGTCTTCATGCGGCAGTCGTTGGCCCTTACTGTCGTTCGGTACATGGTGTACGTGGTGGAGGGAGTCAGTTAAGTCAGGCGTTTGACGATTGTCTGCAACAGGCCGGTGTTGACTCGTTTTGTTCTTCCACCGTGACGGCCATGTCCGTGGGGCGTGAGGGCGAGATTGCCGGTGTTCTTCTTGCCTCCGGGCAGAAACTTGTTGCCAAACAGGTTATCCATGCTGCGGACCCGCGCTTGTTGCTTGACTGGCTCGATGAACGTTGTTTTCGTCCGGTGTATCGACGCCGTCTGGCCGCATTGCAGGAAACACAGTCTGCTCTGGTGTTGTTTGGCCGCAGTGCGCAACCCGTTGATGCGTTGGCGGGTCGGAATTTGTATTTGGCGGACCTTCAACAAGGGACACAGTTGTTTTCCGGAACAATTGCGCAGCGCCCTTTGTACCTGTCCTCAGCTGGACAGGGCTGCGGTATTATCGGTATTATGCCGGAAGATTATAGTCGCTTTGAGCCCTGGCAAAATACTCGCCGCGGCCAGCGTCCTGACGATTATCGGCACGTTAAGCAACAGTACTGTGAGCAGATTATGGAGCGTATTGATCAGACGGTACCGGAGATTTCCCAAGCGCTCCAAAGTCCGTTTCTGGCCACGCCGCTGACCTTGCGGGATTATTTGCACTACCCGCAAGGCGCTGTGTATGGGGTCAGCCATCAATTGGCCCACTACCCCCTGCAGGTGGCCACTCGGGTTCGGGGGCTCTACCTTTCGGGACAGGCTTTGGCTGCACCTGGATTGATGGGGGCGATGGTCGGTGCTTTTTATACCTGTGGCACCTTATTAGGGCATCAACGCGTTGCAGAGGAGTTGAATCAGTGTCATTAA
- a CDS encoding beta-ketoacyl-[acyl-carrier-protein] synthase family protein, which translates to MSLNRVVITGMGAVSPFGGTVADLLSGLYEGRSAVAYYEALRQVQGLRSLVASRVQGIDPKQIARKHRRSMSKMSIYATLAATEAMAQAGIDEELCASGDLGVAVGSTVGSTEVTEAFFEDYFTDHSLERMKSTLFFQMMNHTCASNIAQTFNITGRLLAPSAACATGSQAIGYGYEMIAQGHQQMMLCGGADELHPLTCATFDVMHAASTAYNDQAQQTPRPFAADRDGMVCGEGSGVVVLESLDSALRRKAHILGEVVGFATVSDPGNIANPDARVMAHCIRKALESADIDAAQVDYVNAHATATEQGDIAESQAIGDVFDTPVAVSSLKGHLGHTMAASGALETIATVDMLQQGKLVPTLHLEDVDQRCCELNYIKKIEEKPLSFALKNNFALGGVNTSLVLRRYDHD; encoded by the coding sequence GTGTCATTAAACAGAGTTGTGATCACCGGGATGGGAGCCGTTTCTCCATTTGGCGGAACCGTAGCTGATCTGCTCAGCGGACTGTACGAAGGTCGCAGCGCTGTGGCTTATTATGAAGCGTTACGCCAGGTTCAGGGGTTGCGCAGCTTAGTGGCCAGTCGTGTTCAGGGCATTGACCCAAAGCAGATTGCTCGCAAGCATCGCCGTTCTATGTCGAAGATGTCGATCTACGCCACCCTTGCAGCAACCGAAGCCATGGCGCAGGCCGGGATTGACGAAGAGCTCTGTGCGTCTGGTGATCTGGGGGTGGCGGTTGGTTCCACTGTCGGCAGCACTGAAGTGACCGAAGCTTTTTTTGAAGACTATTTTACCGACCACAGCCTTGAACGGATGAAATCGACGCTGTTTTTTCAGATGATGAACCACACCTGTGCGTCCAATATTGCTCAGACATTTAATATTACTGGTCGTCTTCTCGCGCCTTCGGCTGCCTGTGCCACAGGGAGTCAGGCGATCGGTTACGGCTATGAGATGATTGCTCAGGGTCATCAGCAGATGATGCTGTGTGGTGGCGCCGATGAACTGCATCCGCTGACCTGTGCCACCTTCGATGTGATGCATGCGGCATCCACGGCCTACAATGATCAGGCGCAGCAGACGCCACGACCCTTTGCCGCAGATCGCGACGGGATGGTGTGTGGTGAAGGCAGTGGTGTCGTGGTTCTTGAGTCGCTGGATTCCGCCCTGCGCCGCAAAGCACATATTCTCGGTGAGGTGGTTGGTTTTGCGACGGTCTCTGATCCTGGCAATATTGCCAATCCCGATGCGCGGGTGATGGCACATTGTATTCGTAAAGCCCTTGAGTCTGCAGACATTGATGCAGCACAAGTCGATTACGTCAATGCTCATGCCACGGCAACGGAGCAGGGGGATATTGCTGAGAGTCAGGCGATCGGCGACGTGTTTGACACCCCCGTGGCCGTAAGCAGCCTCAAAGGACATCTTGGACACACCATGGCTGCCAGTGGTGCCTTGGAGACGATTGCCACTGTCGACATGCTTCAGCAGGGCAAACTGGTACCGACTTTGCATCTTGAAGATGTTGATCAGCGTTGTTGTGAACTCAATTATATCAAGAAGATAGAAGAAAAACCTTTAAGCTTTGCATTAAAAAATAATTTTGCTCTTGGCGGGGTGAATACCTCACTGGTTTTAAGGAGATATGACCATGACTGA